One Siniperca chuatsi isolate FFG_IHB_CAS linkage group LG3, ASM2008510v1, whole genome shotgun sequence genomic region harbors:
- the LOC122873297 gene encoding nuclear factor interleukin-3-regulated protein-like encodes MRGGAITAHFSPNSQPSISSSHTSQLPEVSNQESLNMTGQTVGGIIQDLSVPSQLAVEGGVESRPLGGAGSFTDEAVSILTSTSQLARTLLGHTFALKRKENLANAEAKAGSSCDEDNGNNARRKREFIHDEKKDEGYWDKRRKNNEAAKRSREKRRANDMVLERRVLGLLEENARLRAELLALKFRFGLVKDPSDVSILPLSAPLCAHPTPSTTHFYQPHTDGSSYLNTQPSASTLHIHPHPPQQGAIYGPRGAGPLSSHSVSEESGVSTSCSSNVGSPVYFDGTPSERGGPSPRGLVEEPQGYNITPLEVNESQYVNRQDSAECLRSLPHKLRFKGPGGCSDGGEMSPSSDTRHSGPPVATVGPNIQVRNHQQAGWDSRTESQALWSREEACGGHGQQYQGPSSGYYNSSSLQNSRDTKYLTEDSSLRSQISCLSQEVAHLKRLFSQQLLPKIA; translated from the exons ATGCGAG GTGGTGCCATTACAGCACACTTCAGCCCAAACTCCCAACCCTCAATAAGTTCCTCACACACCTCACAGCTCCCTGAAGTGTCAAATCAGGAGTCTTTGAACATGACGGGTCAGACTGTGGGAGGCATTATCCAGGACCTGTCAGTTCCCTCACAGCTGGCTGTGGAGGGAGGTGTGGAGTCCAGGCCTCTGGGAGGGGCCGGGTCCTTCACTGATGAGGCTGTTTCCATCCTGACCTCCACAAGCCAGCTGGCCCGAACCCTCCTGGGCCACACCTTTGCCCTCAAACGCAAAGAAAACCTTGCCAACGCTGAAGCTAAGGCTGGTAGCAGCTGCGATGAAGACAACGGCAACAATGCACGCCGCAAACGAGAGTTCATCCATGACGAGAAGAAAGATGAAGGCTATTGGgacaagaggagaaaaaacaacGAGGCAGCCAAGCGGTCCAGAGAGAAGCGGCGAGCCAATGACATGGTGCTGGAGAGGCGAGTCCTGGGCCTGCTGGAGGAGAACGCCCGCCTGAGGGCCGAGCTGTTGGCCCTGAAGTTTCGCTTCGGTCTGGTCAAGGACCCATCTGATGTGTCCATCCTGCCACTGTCTGCACCCCTCTGTGCTCACCCGACACCCAGTACAACACATTTCTACCAACCTCACACTGATGGCTCCTCATACCTTAACACACAGCCCAGCGCCAGCACCCTCCACATCCACCCTCACCCCCCGCAGCAGGGTGCCATCTATGGGCCGAGGGGAGCCGGGCCTCTGTCAAGTCATAGTGTGTCCGAGGAGTCCGGTGTCTCCACCTCATGCAGCTCAAATGTGGGCAGCCCTGTGTATTTTGATGGCACACCGAGTGAGCGTGGTGGGCCTTCTCCGAGGGGGCTGGTGGAGGAGCCGCAGGGCTACAACATCACTCCCCTGGAGGTCAACGAGAGTCAGTATGTAAACAGACAAGACTCAGCCGAGTGTTTGAGGagcctcccgcacaagctccgCTTCAAAGGCCCCGGTGGTTGCAGCGATGGAGGGGAGATGTCTCCATCCTCTGATACCAGACACAGTGGACCACCTGTAGCCACAGTGGGGCCAAACATCCAGGTGAGGAACCACCAGCAAGCCGGGTGGGACAGTCGGACAGAGAGCCAGGCTCTTTGGTCCAGGGAGGAGGCCTGTGGTGGACATGGGCAGCAGTATCAGGGTCCGTCCTCTGGATATTATAACTCCTCCTCTCTGCAGAACTCCAGGGACACCAAGTATTTGACAGAGGACAGCAGTCTCAGGtctcagatcagctgtttgtctCAGGAAGTGGCTCATCTGAAGAGGCTCTTCTCTCAGCAGCTGCTCCCCAAGATCGCTTAA
- the nfil3-5 gene encoding nuclear factor, interleukin 3 regulated, member 5 yields the protein MESLSLHLPSTSNKNAMEVDTFSSYSGSLPSPTPEGGARISRQAKGNKPNMSGRRKREFISDEKKDASYWEKRRKNNEAAKRSREKRRLNDMVLENRVMALNEENVRLKTELLQLKLRFGLISTASYMEKSQQISNSAAGGNNSSNGSSTNGTPNSNAYLSSSGYSSASQVMLNSDSSETEQSSRGERHTTLHNYSPRGSISDMSDGSSRDSPEPMGYNIKKEPSSMEMARLESNGIPSGITNGMPNGMPNGAYHGNLTALVSPHQQNTPLAESAMDYQHHQQQQQCHMEASSPAPQATSAQRSVILYRSSSGCYPMESQRPEDHQSQQSRPLQHGQHTSTSKFSDCSVTITEVAEKLERTKTLDSPQYEYTNGHAESAEELQQRYNPNAQQQHGHYSYQGQESSLQHAESHQNPFAPDLIHNTEEGKSSFPQHNGYLNTLDEEPPVLTYEGGPRADGFYQENSSAKDTSSSDGDLRSSDKEGSTDDESPSSSSSDISSYHQKVVGAAGSHGECQTEVKATALPHKLRLKYRALSNGAAGAQLEGPVNTSMSPSPNLPQHPYLALPSNPHSAQANGEIKELENELEYAEEVKPQVNERVEAKKEGGKKGSSSSRGGRNKRRD from the coding sequence ATGGAAAGTCTGAGTCTACACCTCCCATCCACCAGCAACAAAAATGCCATGGAGGTAGACACTTTTTCTTCCTACAGCGGGAGCCTCCCATCCCCTACTCCTGAAGGTGGAGCACGGATCAGCCGCCAGGCTAAAGGTAACAAGCCTAATATGTCCGGCCGTCGCAAGCGAGAGTTTATTTCTGATGAGAAGAAAGATGCTTCTTATTGGGAAAAACGGAGGAAGAACAATGAAGCAGCCAAGCGCTCAAGGGAAAAGCGTCGCCTCAATGACATGGTGCTAGAGAATCGGGTCATGGCGTTGAACGAGGAGAACGTTCGTCTAAAAACAGAGCTCCTTCAGCTCAAGTTGCGCTTTGGCCTCATCAGCACAGCCTCCTACATGGAGAAAAGTCAGCAGATCTCTAACAGTGCTGCTGGTGGCAACAATAGTAGCAATGGGAGCAGCACCAATGGCACCCCAAATAGTAACGCCTACCTCTCAAGCAGCGGCTACTCCAGTGCATCCCAGGTGATGCTGAATTCTGACTCATCTGAAACTGAACAGTCGAGCCGTGGCGAGCGCCACACCACGCTCCACAATTACTCTCCCCGAGGCTCCATCTCTGACATGTCTGACGGCTCCTCCAGAGACAGCCCAGAACCCATGGGCTACAACATAAAGAAGGAGCCCTCAAGTATGGAGATGGCCAGACTAGAAAGCAACGGGATTCCCAGTGGGATCACTAATGGGATGCCCAATGGTATGCCAAATGGGGCTTACCATGGCAACCTCACTGCTCTGGTTTCTCCTCACCAGCAGAACACCCCATTGGCCGAAAGTGCCATGGACTACCAGCACcaccaacaacagcagcaatgcCACATGGAGGCCTCCAGCCCCGCTCCTCAGGCCACCTCTGCACAGAGGAGTGTCATCTTGTACCGCTCCAGCAGTGGCTGCTACCCCATGGAGAGCCAGAGGCCAGAGGACCATCAGTCCCAGCAGAGCAGACCTCTGCAGCATGGCCAGCACACCTCGACCTCCAAGTTCTCTGACTGCTCAGTGACCATCACAGAGGTTGCTGAGAAGCTAGAGAGGACAAAGACCTTGGACTCGCCACAGTATGAATATACTAATGGTCATGCTGAATCggcagaggagctgcagcaaAGGTACAATCCCAACGCCCAACAACAGCATGGGCACTACAGCTACCAGGGTCAGGAGAGCAGTCTTCAGCATGCGGAAAGCCACCAGAACCCCTTTGCCCCTGATCTGATCCATAACACTGAGGAGGGCAAGTCCTCCTTCCCACAGCACAACGGCTACCTCAACACACTGGATGAAGAGCCCCCGGTGCTCACCTACGAGGGAGGTCCCCGGGCCGATGGTTTTTACCAAGAGAACTCCTCCGCTAAAGACACCTCATCCAGTGATGGGGACCTTCGTAGCTCTGACAAGGAGGGCTCCACAGATGACGAGTccccctcctcgtcctcctcagaCATCAGCAGCTACCACCAGAAGGTGGTGGGAGCTGCCGGTTCGCATGGCGAATGCCAAACCGAGGTCAAAGCCACTGCCCTACCCCACAAGCTCCGCCTCAAGTACAGAGCTCTGTCCAATGGAGCAGCAGGAGCGCAGCTGGAGGGACCGGTCAACACCTCCATGTCCCCCTCTCCCAATTTGCCTCAGCACCCTTACTTAGCTCTACCCAGCAACCCTCACAGCGCCCAGGCCAACGGGGAGATCAAAGAGTTGGAGAACGAACTTGAGTATGCGGAAGAGGTCAAGCCTCAGGTGAATGAGAGGGTGGAGGCtaaaaaggagggaggaaaaaagggaTCTAGCAGCAGCAGGGGTGGGCGCAATAAGAGGCGAGATTAA